A single region of the Cucumis melo cultivar AY chromosome 3, USDA_Cmelo_AY_1.0, whole genome shotgun sequence genome encodes:
- the LOC103501325 gene encoding uncharacterized protein LOC103501325 isoform X1 — translation MENIHYMYDVPIVPAPVQRRRPLVQEPDQLEEVDQHGEEVPPMTQTQTQSEHNYVSPVMMMPTFGTTYYDSGVGQSSDFGRGYYNSEAGQSSTDFGQQYYDLGSDPSYSYMHGHGRGRGEHNEYLYYEVPAAVPEQSDEQQQQENAAVPEQSDEQQQQENAAVPEQSDEQQQQENHEEIQ, via the coding sequence ATGGAGAACATCCACTATATGTACGATGTCCCTATTGTACCTGCTCCAGTTCAGAGGAGACGTCCTCTAGTGCAAGAGCCCGATCAATTGGAAGAAGTTGACCAACACGGGGAAGAAGTGCCTCCCATGACACAGACACAGACACAAAGCGAGCATAATTACGTTAGTCCAGTAATGATGATGCCAACATTTGGAACGACATATTATGATTCGGGAGTCGGTCAATCGTCAGACTTTGGAAGAGGATATTACAATTCAGAGGCAGGTCAATCATCAACGGACTTTGGGCAACAATACTATGATTTAGGGAGCGATCCATCGTATTCATACATGCATGGTCACGGGCGTGGTCGTGGAGAACATAATGAATATTTGTACTACGAAGTGCCTGCAGCAGTACCCGAGCAATCAGATGAGCAACAGCAACAAGAGAATGCAGCAGTACCCGAGCAATCAGATGAGCAACAGCAACAAGAGAATGCAGCAGTACCCGAGCAATCAGAtgagcaacaacaacaagagaATCATGAGGAAATACAATAA
- the LOC103501325 gene encoding serine/threonine-protein phosphatase 7 long form homolog isoform X2, with product MFDLLQPSQIVWEPYKTVINSLPHFCTNGHDIWRTISPLICFYIGEWHHPDRVLRQFGIQQAVPCDCNTEPLLHNIDLRTADWSDRVAHLVMRWHNRRRFTATGPPIEQFDMDVTQEYINWYKNISKLYITQPGAAMSHLRSNNIRLRNVADDPQQVLNICNDNE from the exons ATGTTTGATCTTCTTCAACCTAGTCAG ATTGTCTGGGAGCCATACAAAACTGTCATAAATAGCTTGCCACATTTTTGTACAAACGGTCACGACATATGGCGGACGATTAGTCCTCTCATATGTTTCTACATTGGTGAGTGGCATCATCCTGATAGAGTACTTAGACAGTTCGGTATTCAACAAGCTGTTCCATGTGACTGTAATACTGAACCACTGTTGCACAACATTGACCTGAGGACTGCTGATTGGTCAGATAGAGTTGCTCATTTAGTGATGCGATGGCATAATCGCAGAAGGTTTACTGCTACGGGACCTCCAATTGAGCAGTTTGATATGGATGTAACTCAAGAATACATCAATTGGTACAAAAACATTAGCAAGCTCTATATCACCCAACCGGGAGCTGCTATGAGTCATCTG aGATCAAACAATATTAGACTTCGGAATGTTGCAGATGATCCACAACAGGTTCTAAATATATGCAACGATAACGAGTAG
- the LOC103501324 gene encoding pentatricopeptide repeat-containing protein At4g01400, mitochondrial — protein MWLHLLRPGNYRTIETVAAHVARNAPLLHNLISSSSSLYQPHLNVHNESKTLITNINHKQCEDQPDFSIGSPCRVQKLIASQSDPLLAKEIFDYACRQPHFRPSSSSLLVLILKLGRSKYFSLIDDLLLSFKSRGYPVTPTAFSYIIKIYGEADLPDKALKVFYTMIEFGCTPSSKQLNRILEILVSHRNFIRPAFDLFKNARHHGVLPNTKSYNILIRAFCWNGNISIAYKLFNKMFEGDVIPDVETYRTLMQGLCRKNQVNGAVDLLEDMLNKGYIPDTLSYATLLNSLCRKKKLKEAYKLLCRMKVKGCNPDIAHYNTVIMGFCREGRALDACKILEDMQSNGCLPNLVSYESLTNGLCDQGMFELAKGYVEEMTLKGFYPHFSVIHALVKGFHNVGRMDESCSVLEGMLKHGKAPHSDTWEIIISGICEVEDTVKFCEILEKILKKDVRRDTRIVEAGTGLGEYLIRKLQASKSRRI, from the coding sequence ATGTGGCTACACCTTCTTCGGCCTGGTAATTATAGGACTATTGAGACTGTTGCTGCTCATGTTGCCCGTAATGCCCCATTGCTTCATAATTTAATCTCCTCCTCATCCTCTCTTTACCAACCACACTTAAATGTGCAcaatgaatcaaaaactttgaTAACCAATATAAATCATAAGCAGTGTGAAGATCAACCAGATTTCTCAATTGGGTCTCCATGTAGGGTCCAGAAACTCATTGCATCCCAGTCGGATCCTCTTCTTGCCAAGGAAATTTTCGACTATGCTTGTCGTCAACCCCATTTTCGACCATCATCTTCCTCTCTCCTCGTTCTTATCCTCAAGCTAGGCCGTTCCAAATACTTCTCTCTGATTGATGATCTTCTTCTTAGCTTCAAGTCTAGAGGTTACCCTGTCACTCCAACAGCCTTCTCCTACATAATCAAAATCTATGGTGAAGCTGATTTACCAGATAAAGCTCTTAAAGTCTTTTATACTATGATCGAGTTTGGGTGTACGCCTTCATCCAAACAATTGAACCGCATACTAGAAATTTTGGTTTCTCATCGTAACTTCATTCGACCAGCTTTTGATCTTTTCAAGAATGCCCGGCATCATGGAGTGTTGCCCAACACCAAGTCTTACAACATTCTTATTCGTGCATTCTGTTGGAATGGAAATATTAGTATTGCCTACAAACTGTTCAACAAAATGTTCGAAGGAGATGTCATTCCAGATGTCGAGACGTATCGGACATTAATGCAGGGTCTGTGCAGGAAGAATCAAGTGAATGGTGCTGTTGACTTGCTTGAAGATATGTTGAACAAAGGATACATTCCAGACACGTTGAGCTATGCCACTTTGTTAAATAGTTTATGTAGGAAGAAAAAGCTAAAGGAAGCTTATAAACTTCTCTGTAGAATGAAGGTTAAAGGTTGCAATCCTGATATTGCTCATTACAATACAGTTATAATGGGATTTTGCAGAGAAGGGCGTGCTCTTGATGCTTGTAAGATTCTGGAGGATATGCAATCAAATGGTTGTTTGCCTAATTTAGTTTCTTACGAGAGTTTGACTAATGGATTATGTGATCAAGGAATGTTTGAATTGGCAAAGGGTTATGTTGAGGAGATGACATTAAAGGGTTTTTACCCACATTTCTCTGTCATTCATGCTTTGGTTAAGGGTTTCCATAACGTTGGCAGAATGGACGAGTCATGTAGTGTTCTTGAAGGCATGCTAAAGCATGGGAAAGCCCCTCATTCCGATACTTGGGAGATTATTATATCTGGGATTTGTGAAGTTGAGGACACTGTCAAATTTTGTGAAATCTTAGAGAAGATTTTGAAGAAAGATGTAAGAAGAGACACTAGAATAGTTGAAGCAGGCACTGGTTTGGGTGAGTATTTAATTAGGAAGTTACAAGCTTCCAAATCACGAAGGATTTGA
- the LOC103501326 gene encoding peroxiredoxin Q, chloroplastic: MASLVHPTLSLTFLLPSLTPKTPSSNKLPFLSRSSASQFHGAQISHHILPLSLPSSSSSLKFTISSKVNKGQTPPPFTLKDQDGRNVSLSKFKGRPVVVYFYPADETPGCTKQACAFRDSYEKFKKAGAEVVGISGDDSSSHKAFAKKYRLPFTLLSDEGNKVRKEWGVPADLFGTLPGRQTYVLDKNGVVQLIYNNQFQPEKHIGETLKLLQSL, encoded by the exons ATGGCTTCTCTTGTTCATCCAACGCTCTCTCTCACTTTTCTTCTCCCATCTCTGACTCCCAAAACCCCATCTTCTAAcaaacttccttttctttccAGATCCTCTGCTTCCCAGTTTCATGGAGCTCAAATTTCTCATCACATTCTCCCtttatctcttccttcttcttcttcttccttgaaATTTACAATCTCCTCTAAG GTGAATAAGGGCCAAACCCCTCCTCCATTCACTTTGAAAGATCAGGATGGAAGGAATGTGAGTCTTTCTAAATTTAAAGGGAGACCTGTGGTTGTCTATTTCTATCCTGCTGATGAAACTCCTGGTTGCACCAAACAG GCCTGTGCTTTCAGAGATTCTTATGAGAAGTTCAAGAAAGCAGGAGCTGAGGTTGTGGGCATAAGTGGGGATGATTCATCATCACACAAG GCTTTTGCTAAGAAATACCGACTACCATTCACATTGTTAAGTGATGAGGGTAACAAAGTGAGAAAAGAATGGGGAGTTCCTGCTGATCTTTTTGGTACATTACCTGGAAGACAAACTTATGTTCTAGATAAGAATGGGGTTGTGCAGCTCATATATAACAACCAATTCCAACCTGAGAAGCATATCGGCGAGACGCTCAAATTACTTCAGAGCCTTTAA